From a single Candidatus Sulfotelmatobacter sp. genomic region:
- a CDS encoding choice-of-anchor tandem repeat GloVer-containing protein, with amino-acid sequence MKRIPSLLLCSVAAFLLAAPASAQTFKILLRFPNQPGGGNPSALLDVNGNLYGTTQIGGPSKLGNIFELTSQGNESTLYSFTNTTPDGRTPTIGPLIQDAAGNFYGTTQNGGDYNCFVFFVRGCGTVFKLSPTGQETILHSFSGGADGAQPLAGLAADAAGNLYGTTYQGGTGCSGGCGTVYKVTPTGVESVLYSFTGGADGSLPYSVVPVTDAEGNLYGTTLKSGDLSCGRGEGCGTVFKVDPSGYETVLYSFTDGADGAFPDAGLARDSQGNLYGTTSAGGNLNCDPGHTGCGTVFKVNPSGSLTVLYNFAYVDTGYGPISTLVLDPAGNLYGTTLYGGAAQWGGVFKVSSHGVYSLLHSFNTGNEFIDGIWPMAGLTRDSAGNLFGTTSAGGKGSCANYYGCGVVFELTP; translated from the coding sequence ATGAAGCGCATTCCATCGCTCCTTCTTTGTTCTGTGGCTGCATTTCTCCTCGCCGCTCCCGCATCAGCGCAAACCTTCAAAATCCTCCTGCGCTTCCCAAATCAGCCAGGCGGCGGCAATCCTTCTGCCTTGCTTGATGTGAACGGCAACCTCTACGGCACCACGCAAATCGGCGGTCCCTCGAAGCTCGGAAATATTTTCGAGCTTACCAGTCAGGGCAACGAGAGCACCCTGTACAGCTTCACGAACACGACCCCAGACGGCAGAACTCCCACCATCGGTCCTTTGATTCAGGATGCGGCGGGCAATTTCTACGGCACCACGCAGAATGGCGGCGATTACAATTGCTTCGTTTTCTTCGTGAGAGGTTGTGGAACGGTGTTCAAGCTGAGTCCGACAGGGCAGGAGACGATCCTGCACAGCTTTTCCGGCGGAGCCGATGGCGCGCAGCCGCTAGCTGGTCTGGCCGCGGATGCAGCAGGCAACCTCTACGGTACGACTTATCAGGGTGGTACCGGATGCTCGGGCGGCTGCGGCACCGTCTACAAAGTTACTCCCACCGGCGTTGAGAGCGTTCTCTACAGCTTTACCGGTGGGGCAGACGGTTCCCTTCCATACTCTGTCGTTCCAGTTACTGACGCCGAGGGAAATCTTTACGGCACCACCTTAAAAAGCGGCGATCTTAGTTGCGGTCGAGGCGAGGGCTGCGGAACCGTTTTCAAAGTTGACCCCAGCGGCTATGAGACAGTTCTGTACTCCTTTACTGACGGTGCCGACGGCGCGTTCCCGGATGCCGGCTTGGCCCGCGACTCTCAAGGCAACCTCTATGGCACAACCTCCGCAGGAGGTAACCTGAATTGCGATCCTGGACACACCGGTTGCGGTACGGTCTTCAAAGTCAACCCGTCTGGTAGTTTGACTGTGCTCTACAACTTCGCCTATGTCGATACTGGTTATGGTCCGATCTCGACCTTGGTTTTGGATCCGGCGGGTAATCTCTACGGCACGACGCTCTACGGCGGAGCTGCTCAGTGGGGTGGTGTTTTTAAAGTGAGCAGCCACGGTGTCTATAGCTTGCTTCACAGCTTCAACACTGGGAATGAATTCATCGATGGAATTTGGCCCATGGCGGGCTTGACCCGCGACAGCGCCGGCAATCTCTTCGGTACAACCTCGGCTGGGGGCAAGGGCAGTTGCGCCAACTATTACGGTTGCGGAGTGGTGTTTGAGCTCACTCCGTAA
- a CDS encoding PAS domain S-box protein, producing the protein MTLNPVNTPPTPRPPGKLEREESQLWRWVLGFLIFLSVALTALLWERLENIPYSLRAIPIGVLVLSVLFAVYAYGRRREVGELKVLLRGLQEHVGAAPSEEQLDQLSQVIMRSQRNFKELIDSFDDPACAVSLDGSLRTVNKRITELTGLTYTELVGRKVYDLIEEPSQEEVEHGLGRFLEKKRWAGTVRLRLKRSARPLYFESVVNAIVKGDEVVGASILGRDVTELREKELRFTELFETLQEGVYFSSPEGELLDANPALVNMLGYAEKSELLTAEAAALNFDAGQAVLGRAVDDRGGVRTREVKLRRKDGKAAVFLDSSRAVWDTSGNIIRYQGTLVDITERRRMERQLAQQEEFRGRLLESFPDLILVVDLEERYTFVSSRARDLLGYEPQDMLGKKISELDDHSPELASLYHDVVSGQQVFASAEYGARHRDGSWRTMRASGSQLVDADSKISGVIVSVRDITVERKLEQQVVQSERLAAMGAMIGGVAHELNNPLTSIMGVSELLQDTETNETSRKQLAMLQQQARRAAEIVQNLTYFSRPPAPGKSKINLVEVVERTLNLHAYSLRKNNITVDFLKETGVPYALGDPHQLMQIFLNLILNAEQAIRDVRDKGTLRIRLGKGEGTVWVSFHDDGPGIPKENLPSIFDPFYTTKRPGRGTGLGLSICKSVMKEHNGSVEAANSPEGGAVFTVTLPVGALS; encoded by the coding sequence ATGACCCTCAACCCAGTGAACACCCCGCCTACGCCACGCCCTCCCGGAAAGCTGGAACGAGAAGAATCTCAGCTATGGCGATGGGTGCTGGGGTTCCTGATATTTCTTTCGGTCGCTCTGACCGCGCTGCTGTGGGAACGCCTGGAAAACATTCCTTACTCGCTGCGTGCAATTCCGATCGGCGTGCTGGTCCTTTCCGTGCTGTTTGCCGTGTATGCCTACGGGCGACGGCGGGAAGTCGGCGAACTCAAAGTCTTGCTGCGCGGTTTGCAGGAGCACGTTGGCGCAGCGCCATCTGAAGAACAACTGGATCAGCTCAGCCAGGTGATCATGCGGTCGCAACGCAACTTCAAGGAGTTGATCGACTCCTTCGATGACCCGGCATGCGCGGTGTCGCTCGATGGCTCCTTGCGGACCGTGAACAAGCGCATCACCGAATTGACAGGATTGACTTATACCGAACTGGTAGGGCGGAAGGTCTACGACTTGATTGAAGAGCCATCCCAGGAAGAAGTGGAACACGGCCTGGGACGATTTCTGGAGAAGAAACGCTGGGCGGGAACGGTGCGCTTGCGGCTGAAGAGAAGTGCGCGGCCGCTTTACTTTGAATCCGTGGTGAATGCGATTGTCAAAGGCGACGAGGTGGTGGGCGCAAGCATTCTGGGCCGCGATGTAACCGAACTGCGCGAAAAGGAATTGCGTTTCACCGAATTATTCGAAACCTTGCAGGAGGGCGTGTACTTCAGCTCGCCCGAAGGTGAATTGCTGGACGCCAATCCCGCGCTGGTGAACATGTTGGGATATGCGGAGAAGAGTGAACTGCTGACGGCCGAGGCAGCGGCATTGAATTTCGACGCGGGCCAGGCCGTGCTGGGGCGCGCGGTTGACGATCGTGGCGGCGTGCGCACGCGCGAGGTCAAACTGCGGCGCAAGGATGGAAAGGCGGCGGTCTTTCTGGATTCGTCGCGGGCGGTGTGGGACACGTCGGGAAACATTATTCGTTACCAGGGAACGCTGGTGGACATCACAGAAAGGCGGCGGATGGAACGGCAACTGGCGCAGCAAGAGGAGTTTCGCGGCCGGCTGCTGGAAAGTTTTCCGGATCTGATTTTGGTGGTAGATCTCGAGGAGCGCTATACCTTTGTCAGTTCGAGGGCGCGTGATCTTCTGGGCTACGAGCCGCAGGATATGCTGGGAAAGAAGATATCGGAACTGGACGATCATTCGCCGGAGCTGGCTTCTCTTTACCACGACGTGGTTTCGGGCCAGCAAGTTTTCGCATCGGCAGAATATGGAGCGAGGCACCGCGATGGAAGCTGGCGGACCATGCGCGCCTCGGGCAGCCAACTCGTGGACGCCGACTCGAAGATCAGCGGCGTAATTGTTTCGGTGCGCGATATTACGGTCGAACGAAAGCTGGAACAGCAGGTCGTGCAGAGCGAGCGACTGGCGGCAATGGGAGCGATGATTGGGGGTGTCGCGCATGAATTGAACAACCCCTTGACCAGCATCATGGGCGTGAGCGAACTCCTGCAGGACACCGAGACGAACGAAACCTCTCGCAAGCAACTGGCGATGTTGCAGCAGCAGGCGCGGCGCGCCGCGGAGATTGTGCAGAACCTGACCTATTTCTCGCGGCCACCGGCGCCGGGCAAGAGCAAGATCAATCTGGTGGAAGTGGTGGAGCGCACGTTGAATCTGCACGCCTACTCACTGCGCAAGAACAATATTACAGTCGATTTTCTAAAAGAAACCGGGGTGCCTTATGCGCTGGGGGATCCGCATCAGCTAATGCAGATTTTTCTGAATCTGATTCTGAACGCGGAGCAGGCGATCCGCGATGTGCGGGACAAGGGGACGCTGCGGATTCGATTGGGCAAGGGCGAAGGCACGGTGTGGGTGAGCTTTCACGACGACGGGCCGGGCATCCCGAAGGAAAATTTGCCGAGCATTTTCGATCCGTTCTACACCACGAAGAGGCCGGGACGCGGCACAGGATTGGGCCTGAGCATTTGCAAGTCGGTGATGAAAGAGCATAACGGCAGCGTGGAGGCAGCAAATTCTCCCGAGGGAGGAGCGGTGTTTACGGTGACGTTGCCGGTGGGGGCATTGAGTTAA
- a CDS encoding YifB family Mg chelatase-like AAA ATPase: MLYKTLSAAVYGIDANIIQVEVDCSGIKCDQDHFHTVGLPDAAVRESRDRVRAALKNCGYDIPPTHITINLAPADIKKEGSGFDLPMALGIVGAYGGLTKKDIGDCLFVGELSLDGGVRGVRGALPIAIEARGKKIARMVVPEANAKEAAMVSGLDVYPVRSLLDVIHFVNSGNGIVPIKSDGDSLLRESQQFFVDFKDVRGQQTAKRAIEIACAGGHNILMIGPPGSGKTMLAKRMPTILPPFTFEEALETTKIHSVAGVLDQGSGLVGTRPYRSPHHTISDAGLIGGGVIPRPGEVSLAHNGLLFLDELPEFPRNVLEVLRQPLEDGTVSIARASMSLTFPARFMLAAAMNPCPCGFHNDRTRDCQCTTPMIQRYVSKISGPLMDRIDIHIDVPAVNYKEMRSTHEPENSATIRERVIRARHKQLTRFSASREKLYCNAQMSSRHIRTHCELSTDCERLLERAMTQQGLSARAHDRILKVARTVADLEAATNLEPKHIAEAIQYRSLDRTYWA, encoded by the coding sequence ATGCTCTACAAGACTCTCAGCGCCGCCGTCTACGGTATCGACGCCAACATTATTCAGGTGGAGGTCGACTGCTCCGGCATCAAGTGCGATCAGGACCATTTCCACACCGTGGGCCTGCCCGACGCCGCCGTGCGAGAGAGCCGCGACCGCGTCCGCGCCGCCCTCAAGAACTGCGGCTACGACATTCCGCCCACCCACATCACCATCAACCTTGCCCCCGCCGACATCAAGAAAGAAGGTTCCGGCTTCGACCTGCCCATGGCCCTCGGCATCGTCGGCGCGTATGGGGGCTTAACCAAAAAAGATATTGGCGACTGCCTCTTCGTCGGCGAACTCTCGCTCGACGGCGGCGTCCGCGGCGTTCGTGGAGCCCTCCCCATTGCCATCGAAGCCCGCGGAAAAAAGATCGCTCGCATGGTCGTCCCCGAGGCCAACGCCAAAGAAGCGGCGATGGTCTCGGGTCTCGATGTCTATCCCGTGCGCTCGCTGCTCGACGTGATTCACTTCGTCAACTCGGGCAACGGCATCGTCCCAATCAAGTCCGACGGTGACTCGCTCCTGCGCGAATCTCAACAATTCTTCGTGGACTTCAAAGATGTCCGCGGCCAGCAGACCGCCAAGCGCGCCATCGAAATCGCCTGCGCTGGAGGCCACAACATCCTCATGATCGGGCCGCCCGGCTCCGGCAAAACCATGCTGGCCAAGCGCATGCCGACGATTCTGCCTCCGTTCACTTTCGAAGAAGCCCTCGAAACCACCAAGATTCACAGCGTCGCCGGCGTGCTCGACCAGGGCAGTGGACTAGTCGGAACCCGCCCCTACCGCTCGCCCCACCACACCATCTCCGACGCCGGTCTCATCGGCGGCGGCGTGATCCCGCGTCCCGGCGAAGTTTCCCTCGCCCACAACGGCCTGCTCTTTCTCGACGAGCTTCCCGAATTCCCCCGCAACGTCCTCGAAGTCCTCCGCCAGCCGCTCGAAGATGGCACGGTCAGCATCGCCCGCGCATCGATGTCGCTGACCTTCCCCGCGCGTTTCATGCTCGCCGCCGCCATGAACCCCTGCCCCTGCGGGTTCCACAACGACCGCACCCGCGACTGCCAGTGCACCACGCCCATGATCCAGCGCTACGTCTCAAAAATCTCCGGCCCGCTCATGGACCGCATCGACATCCACATCGACGTCCCCGCTGTAAACTATAAAGAGATGCGCTCCACCCACGAACCCGAAAACTCCGCCACCATCCGTGAACGCGTAATCCGCGCCCGCCACAAGCAACTGACGCGCTTCTCCGCATCCCGCGAAAAACTTTACTGCAACGCGCAAATGTCCTCCCGCCATATCCGCACTCACTGCGAACTCTCCACCGACTGCGAACGCCTGCTCGAACGCGCCATGACCCAGCAAGGCCTGAGCGCCCGCGCCCACGACCGCATCTTGAAAGTCGCCCGCACCGTCGCCGACCTCGAAGCCGCGACCAATCTCGAACCCAAACACATCGCCGAAGCCATCCAATACCGCAGCCTCGACCGCACCTACTGGGCGTGA